Sequence from the Bremerella volcania genome:
CGTCAACGTGGACCTTCTTGGTTGACTCGATTGCTACCGTTCATGGAGCAGAATGCAGCCTACGATCAGTTCGAGTTCACCGGCGACTGGACCATGCAAGACGGACCGAGTCCCAATGCGGCGATTCTCGGACAACTGCGCGTGCCGGGGTATAACTGTCCTTCCAGTCCTCTACCGACCGTGGAAACGCAGTCCACCAATGCGAATGGAAGCGTGGAACTGCAGTTGACCAACTATGTTGGCATCACAGGTTCCTACTACCAGGGCGGAACGACGACAACCGTTTCTACCTCTCCACAAGACAGCAGCTATGGCGATTCGGTCTACAACGGGATGATCGTTCCGCTCAACAGCAAAAGCAACGCGATCGGTCTTGAATCAGTAACGGACGGGACCAGCAACACCATGATGGTGAGCGAACAGAGCGACTATTTCTACAACTCCTCAGGCAGCCAGGTCTATCGCCGCAGTTCGGGGCATGCGGGACGCACGTGGGCCAACGGTGGCGGTGCGGGAACCTGGACTTCGAACGTCACGACCATTCGTTATCCAATTGCAACCGAAGGCGGTACCGGT
This genomic interval carries:
- a CDS encoding DUF1559 domain-containing protein; amino-acid sequence: MSHFKRSRKGFTLVELLVVIAIIGVLIALLLPAVQQAREAARRIQCTNHQKQLGLALHNYHDTYGKLPYNAIPQSGSVGDRQRGPSWLTRLLPFMEQNAAYDQFEFTGDWTMQDGPSPNAAILGQLRVPGYNCPSSPLPTVETQSTNANGSVELQLTNYVGITGSYYQGGTTTTVSTSPQDSSYGDSVYNGMIVPLNSKSNAIGLESVTDGTSNTMMVSEQSDYFYNSSGSQVYRRSSGHAGRTWANGGGAGTWTSNVTTIRYPIATEGGTGNAANYNVNVALVSAHPGGVLMTLGDASVSFLAETVDFAVLTGLADRQDGNVLGEY